The sequence GCCGAAATTCCGTGAGCCTGTGCTTGAGCTTGAGGGCGGAGCATGGAACTGGAATTTCAGGGAAGACGATGACGACTACTACACTCAGCCCGGTCTGCTTTTCAGGCTCATGAGCCCCGCTCAGCAGAAGGTTCTCTTCGAGAACACGGCAAGAGCCATGGGAGACGCTCCTGAAAAAATAAAGGTGCGGCACATCGGCAACTGCATGAAGGCGGATCCCGAATACGGCAAAGGCGTTGCCAAGGCTATGAAAATCGATATTAAAAAGGTTAAATAACTAAGAGATTGCTTCACTAAAGTTCGCAATGACGGCAAATTACTTCACTGCGAGGCAGTCTCAGTTTTTTACTTTTGTCAACAACTTCAGAGGCGGGTTTCCCCCGCCTCTCTCTTTTTATCCGCATGCTTAACCGACTTTAATGGATAAAATTTGAAAATTACCTTTACTTCCGGCAGATTACCCAGCCGCCACAGTCATTTTGAAATATTTCAGTGAGACCGCCGAGTTGGTTGAAGGTGTCCGCTATGGTTTGCGGAGTATGTTCCGCCCCTGTTTTCTTTTTGACCTTTTTGGGCCACTCGGGACTTCTTTCCCTCATTTTTTCGATTACAGCCTGTTTCACCCTCTGCTTGCCGAAACCGCTGCCGATAAAGATTATTCCGCCCGGAGCGAGAACCCGCATAAGCTCTCCGAAAGCTCCGAGATGATCATCCCAGAACCAGACTGAGCTTCTGCTCACTATAAGGTCAAACGAACCGTCCGCAAACGGGAGACTGTGCACCCCCGCTACAACCGCTTCGGCTATGCAGGAAAAACCCCAGCCGCCCACTCTTTTGCGGGCAAGCTCAACGGCATCCGCAGAAATATCCGCAAGAACAAGACGCATATCGACCATTCTGGCTATCTCAAGCCCCAAATGCCCGCCTCCGCAGCCTATATCAAGGCACGTTCCGCTCTCTTTTCCGGTGATTTGCAGAATCTGTTCCGCAACAACAGGATAAAGGGGGGCAAACACCTCTTCGGCTATGGAGTCAAATTCCTGCGCCTTGTTCTGCATAAGTTATCACCTCAAAGTGCTTTTTCTGCAAGACCGAGGAACTCCTCCATCCCGAAATCTATTTTTTTGCCTGCTCTCAGCATGTTTCTTATGCTGAGGATTTTAGCGTCATAGGCTTCCAGAACAGAGAGATTCTCCTTCTCCTTTTCTCCTGTTTCGATAACAGCGGATATGCCTCCGTTGCTTATGGCTATGCGTCTGTTACCCATAAGAGCCAGAATCGGGTCATGGGTGGACATGAGCACGATCTTTTCTTTTTTCACAAGAAGATCCAGAGCTTTTTTTCTGTCAATACCTGCGTTTTCTATCTCGTCAATAAGCACAATCGGTGATGAGCTGAGCAGAGCCGTATCTGCTATCATCAGCGCTCTGGACTGACCGCCGGAAAGCTGCGTCAGCGCCGTTGTGCGCTCGAATTTCTCGCCGGCAAGCTCGTTGGCGCACTCTATGACGGCCGCAACGGTATTTTCTATATCCACAACCATGCGGCTTGAGGCGTGCATGGCGACAAAGTTTTCCGCATTAAGATCAACCACGAAGTTCATATTCTGCGAAAGCTGCGCCACAAGCTTGTTCTCAAAGCGGAAGCGCTCCTCCTGCGAAGGGGTTTTTCCGTCTATGAGGATTGTCCTGCCAGTAGGCGTATCCTTCTGGGCGAAGCATTCAATATCTGCCAGAAGACGGCTTTTTCCTGATCCGGTGGGACCGACAATGCACATTATGTCACCCGGGCGGAGCTCAAGCTCCACATTCTCCGCACGTCCGTTTTTATCTGTTCCGCCTATTACAGTAAGAGAGTTAAGCCTGCGTCTTGAGCCCTTCATAAGCGCAGACGCCTGCTCCATAAACTCAAGGAAATGGGTGCGCATCTGCTCGTGAGAGAGTCCGGCGTCCTCCATTGTTTCCTCATCAACGGATTCTATGAGCTCAGCCGGAGTCAGGAGGCTGTCCTTCCATGAAAGACCGATGGAACGGAAATAATCTCCTGCGTAAGGGTGCTCCTGAAGCAGCCTGCCGAACGGCACTTTAAGAAGATGATTATTCATTCGGCACCGCCTCTTTGAATGCCATTTTCTTAACATTGCCCTTCTGATGGGCTACGCCTATATCCGTTTCCCCCACGCAGTAGGGACAGATCGCGGCGGGAATGGAGAAGCGGAGCCTTGCCCCCTCAAGAGAAGTGACCTCGGAGGCCTCATCAAACGAGAAGCTCAGGTCATAGGCGCCCTGTCCGGTAATGCCGTTAACAAACATCACCGCCGCCTTAGGGTTAGCCTGACGGACACGGAAAGCGAAAACCTCCCTTTCCGCCTGAGAAACTATGTCTCCCTTGGTGATAACGGCTATGTCTGCGTAACGGAGCATAGGACCAATCTTCTGCGGTGTGTCCACCCCTGAGAGACAGTCCACAACACAAACGGCTGTAACGCCCTTTATGTGGGGCGCACAGCGGTTGCAGAGTCCGGCGCTTTCGCTTATGAGCACGTCAAAACCTTTCTCCAAGCCCCACTGAACACAGTCATCAATATTGCTGACAAAGTAATGGTCGGGACACAGATTGCCGGAAAGTCCGGTGACAACCGTCAGACCCGCTTCCGTATACAGCCTGTGGTCAAGGGCGGAGAGGCAGTCGAATTTGACTATCCCTATTTTCCCTTTGTATTTACTGAGGTATTCTGCTGTTTTTATAATAACCGAGGTTTTCCCCGCGGACGGGGGTCCCGCAACTGTAATAAGCTTCATTTATCTTCCTTTGATTTATCAGCGGATAACTACGTGGAGCTTTTTGCCCTGCTCTTTCCTGTGCTGCCTGAGTTTTTCCATGAACCTGTCGTTCATTTCGTCAGAAAATTCCTTCATGTCCCTTTCCCTGATGAAGTCCCAGCCGAGCCATTTGATTTTTGCCCCTTCAGGGAGATGGTTGTTCGCCTCAGGGTGGACAGAAGGGAAGAATGAGGAAGCCATAATGTCCGCCAGTTCAGTTCCTGTCATATAGTCTATAATTGGTTTCAGCCTTTCCTTTTCACTCTTTTTGACAAGCATATACATGGGGCTTGCCATTGCGCCGTCCTCAGGCCAGATTATCTCCGTATGCTCGGTATTCGGGCAGGATTTGGCGAAAAACCACGGCAGAACATAAATAGCCGCTCCGGTCGACATGGAGCTTCCGGCTGCTTTTGCCATCTGAGAGGCATGCCAGCCGTCCTTGATATTGGGCAGAAGCATGTCCAGCCCCTCCTGACCGTAATCCTTCCAGATGTTTACGAGGAGAACCTCACTGATGTAATCGTCACTGCCGCCGACTATGATATTGTTTTTATACTCAGGCTTGAGCAGATCGCTCCATCTGCGGGGAACGGGAAGATCTTTGAGTTTTTTGTAGTCCACAAGAATGATGTAAGTATAGACAGCGTAAACAGTATAAACACCAAGCGGATCTTCGATTCCCGCGGATGCGAAGGGCTCGGGCATCGGCTTCATCTGGCAGGATTCATAATGACCGCTGTCCAGAAAGCGGGAGGTAAACTGACTGCGGTAGAAGGAGCCGAAACCTATGGAACCTACAATATCGGGCAACTCGTCTATGTTGTGCGACTGCCATATATCTTCATACGGATCCGCCCCGCCGCAGCCCATCGGCACAAAGCTGACGAATTGTTCCCCTGTTTTTTCAAGGTGTTTCAACATCGCTTCCTCGTATGACTCCTTGAAAAGATGCTTAACGGGGCACACCATGTAGCCGAGAAAATCCGGCTTCACGGGGGGCGCGTCCTCTGTGTAAAGCATGGGAGTTTCGCACGCTTCTATACGCTTTTCCAGAAGCGGAAGGAAAATTTCGGGGTTAAGCTCTCTCATCTTCATAAATGAATCAAGAGTAAGGGTTTTTAGAAACGCTTCATTCTCCGAGAAAGTACCGAGACCGTTCATGATAAACAGTTCTCCGGTTTCGGGAAATTTTGCGAAAATGTCTGAAATACTCATTTCAGGCTTAATATTTTTCAAGACTGCCTCCTTGAAACCGCACGCTCACGACGCACGTAGATAATATAGCCTGATCCGTCACTTAAAATAACGACATCGCTATGAAGTAAACTATATAGCGACCTTATTAAATTATCAATAAAAAATCTGTGTATCGTTTTATGTTCTGAATAGTATCTATTTTATCCCTTTTGCACTGTTTGTCCATAACAAAGGGCATAATACAGGTTGCATTTGGCAGACGTTTTACCTAGTCTTGGATTTCAAGGGGAACAATTATGAATATTTTCAGCACAGTTGGGCTTTTTGTAATTACAGGTCTGGCGGAGATTACAGGCTGTTATCTGCCCTATCTCTGGCTTAAAAAAGGTGCTTCTGCATGGCTGCTTATTCCCGCAGCGCTTAGCCTTGCTCTTTTCGCATGGCTGCTCACGCTGCACCCTGCCGCCGCAGGCAGGGTTTACGCTGCTTACGGCGGAATCTATGTAACAGTCGCCCTTGTGTGGCTCTGGCTTGTGGACGGGATTAAGCCGCATCTGTGGGACTACGTGGGAGTAGCGGTAACCCTCTGCGGAATGGCGATTATTTTTCTCGCTCCAAGGGGATGAGCACACCCGCGGTTTTCCGCAGTTCAGCCGCGAGGCTGAACCAATTATCTAATTACTTTTCACTTCCACTACTTCTTCTATATTAAAGTAATATTTACTGCCATCTTTTATAAACGGAATTTTCCCGTCCGATTCTCTTTCAACGTATAACTTTTTTCCTTCAACAAATAAAAAAGGTCTGTAATCATCATAAAGAAAAAACTTGTTTTTGAGGTATGTTTTTTCACCTACTTTCTCTAAATAATAATATTTTGTATACCCGTTATGTTTAAAAACATTTCCACCCAAGCTCATTACATTAAATGCAAAATAGCCGTTTGCCCTCATTCTAACTACAAGCGGAACATCTTCTTCAGAATTTTCTCCATATACAAAATACTCATCCACATAGAGTAACCCATTTTTGTATTCACCGGAATCAGGGATAACCAGAACTTCTTCTAAATCACTTTTATAATTGGGGTGATATTTACCAACAGGAAGAGTTGACAACCCGTGTTGATTGGCCACAAGAGATAATTTAGTATAGTCAGTTCCAGTATTCACTGCAACTGTAACTGCGGAAACAATGATACTCACTATACTACTAGTATCAATTACTCTGGCTGAATAAGCATAAGCATTGCTTCTCCATATTTCTTTCTCGGTCGCAGTATTTACAATAGCGTATGACAAACCAACATCAACATTACTTGAAATAACATTATAACCAGTATCCCATGCATTTATGTCAATATAAACTATTGCATCAGCATTAAATACCTCTTTAAGTTTTGAAATTGGAATATTTCTTATCAGTTCATTCTCAACAATATTCTCGCTTTTAAAAAAAGCATCAACAAGATGTACAGGGTATACATAATATCCCCTTTCAGCCAGAGGTTGCGTAATAGAATATCTAAAATGTTCTGCTGCATCAGCTGCTGTTGTCGTATTTCTTGCCGGTAAAACGAGAATTGATGTAGGGTGGGTATTAAAGTAAGATTTGTAGTAATCACCCTTTTTGACAGAAGATGACGTTGCACACCCTGAAAACACAAAACTTAAAAAAGAAATTATTAAAATCAGTTTTTTATTCATACCTAATTCTCCGAATAAAGTTTAGATACTATTCTGTTTATAAAAACTTCTGACTCAGGATACGTTGTTTTTTCAAGTTCAAAAAATTTCCTGGCCTCGTTTCTTTGTTCATTTTCATAAAGAAGCTGCCCGTACTCGGCGTATAATCCTGGAGCAACTCTCCTTTTTTGACTGTCGGATGTTTCTATAACTTTCCTGAGTTCTTCTATATGCTTCTGAGTATACTCCTTGTCAGCGCTTTTCATTGCATAATTAACTGAAGATTTAGGATAATCTCCCCAATAATAGAGAGAAGTATTTGTTGCACAAGCAACAACACTGAAAGCAATTAATAAAGCGAATATCAAACTTTTGATCATGGCAATTTTACCTCATAAGTGCTATTTGAACCCAAGTAAATTTCTTTTGACATAATGAGTAAATTATCTTTTGTGTATACTTTCAGTTCAACCTTACCACTTTGAACTTCGTAGACTGTGTTACTGTTGCTGTCTATGCATTCATTCTCAGCTAACTCTGCCTCATTCCGTTTAATAGTGCAATGTTCAAGCTCAAAAGTATACCTTTCATTAACTGTTATCTTATATGTAGCAAACGCACTTTTATAAAATTTGAGATAACCAATATCTCTGGACTGAACAGTTGCTTCTCTATAACCGCACCCAACTAGTATAAATGTAACGAAAATAAAAAATATGAGAACCTTACTTTTCAACATATAAATCCTCCAGATTCAGTTTTGAAAAATTACCTTCTTCAATAATGCAAACAGAACCTTCGTCAGTGTAGTTGGAACCAAACAGTTGCACGACCTTTATCTTGCCAAGTTTAGTTCCTGGAAGCTCAATCAGAGTACCAGTCTGAGGATTCTTGATTTTTTTACCCTTTTCATACACATTGAATATTTCTCCAACAATAATACCTTGATTCTGCCCTCCAGCAATAGTAATTGTCGATTCATCAAACGTAAGAATATATGAACGCCATGGTTTATTAAGAAGATTGTTCATTAACCCATCAACAACGCTGTTGATTGCTGCAGAAATGGCCTTGTCGTTCAGGGTTGAATCATAACCTACATGTTTACCCACGCCGAAAGCAGAACCTGCTTCACTTAAAGCTTCACCACTGCCTTCCTGTGCAAAAATAATAATACCAGTTTTTACATCAATGAGTCGAACACTTACTTTCGCATAAGCAACCTGTTGTATGGAACGAGAGAAAACACCAGTTTCTGAAACAGTTTTTCTTCCAAACTCACTTACAGACCCAACAATAAGGTAATCAGCGTTAATTTTCAGTGATTCAAGGCGATGAGCATCTATTTCTTTTTTAAGGAGTTCATCATCACTACGCTCAAGAAGGATAAACTTTCCTGATTGTGTAAGCTTTGCAGACAAAATATCTGTGGCTTGTTTTTCAGCATTGTAGTCATTATTTAAGCCGAAAAGAGCAGATTTTGAATACATTGCTTCGTTTCCAAATCGAGCAATAGCAACCTTCCTCTTGAGGATATGTTGTTCTTTCCCAATAACTTGAGGCTGAACAACTGTAGGTACATCAATTTTAATTACTGTTGGCGTAGTAGTACACCCAAGCAAAAATAGCATTAAAAACATAAGTAAAATATTAAGCTTAGACATTTCCTCCCCCTGTCTCTTGTGTTTTTTGACCAATTATTTATTATTCACAAATAAACAAGATATGTCTATACGAAAAATATATTCACAGAGTTCTTTTATTGTTTAAAGTGAGAAATGAACATTAGTAAAAAAATACAATCTGCTACTAACTCATTTCAATTTGCCAATACCAGCACACCCGCGGTTTTCCGCAGTTCAGCCGCAGTCAGGAGAAGGTTCAGCCTTGCCGCCCTCATATCGTAGAGAGCCTTTTCCGCTGCCGCTCCCGCCTGCATATACTTGGATTCGCTCACCAGTCCGGCTCTGAGCCTGTCCTTCATCTGGCGGAAGCTCTCCATCCCCAGTTCCGCCGCTTTCTCGGCTGTTTTCAGTGCGCCAGCGGCATATTCAAGCCTGCCGCTCAGCCTGTTCAGCTCCACATCAAGCCTGCCCCGCACGTTGCGCAGGTTTTCCGAAGCCTGAGTCACCTGTGCGTTTCTCTGCCCCACCAAACCCTTGCGTTTGCCCCAGTCAAAAACGTTCCACTCAGCCTGCACGCCGAAGGTGGTTATGCTGCTGTCAACAAACGGTACTCCGTCCTGATAGGTATGCCTGACGAACAGACCCAAATCGGGGATATATTCATCCTTCGCGGCGCTTCTGGCGTGCATTGTTTTTTTCAGCGCATACTCAGCCGCCTGAACATCAGGGGAGGTCAGATAAGCCTCTGCCGATGTGATATTCACATTTTCAGGTTCATCATCAAATGTGTCTGAAAGAACGATTTCCGTGTCCTTAGGCAGGTTCAGCAGATCTCTGAACTGAGCCCTGAGATCCGAAAGCCGTGTCTCAGCGGCTATGACGTTCTGCCTGCTGTTGAGGAGCCCTGTTTCAGCCTCCATCACTGCGGATTCCAGCACATTGCCCGCATTGAAAGCGTCACGGGCTTCCATAACGGCATGCTCAAAGGCTCCGACATACACTCTGTAAACTGCCGACTGCTGCTCCGCCAGAAGAATGCCGTAATAAAGCTGCCGCACGGCAAAGGCTGTTTCGTTCACAGCCTTTCTCTGCTCCGCTCCGGCTTTTTTAAGATCGGCGTCTGCGGCGCCTGCGCCCTCATTTATTTTAAAAAGCTGTGTCAGCGGCTGTTTTAAGGTAGTGCTTACAATAAACAGGGAATTGCTTCCCTGATCTATCTCAAGGTCTTCCGTGGGAAACCCGCCGAGACCGGGCACTGTGCCCAGCGCGCCTTTGTCTATTGTCACTACGCCGTTGTTGCTCGTCTGAGTATACATGGATTCCACTGACAGCATGGGAAAATAATCCGCCCGTGCCGTCAGTTTCGCCGCCGCCTGCTCCTGTATTTTCGCCTCGGTTATTTTCAGGTTCCGGCTGTTTTTAAGGGCATATTCCTCCGCCTGTTTCAGAGTGAAGGTTTCGGCATTTGCCGTGCCCGCAAACAACAGCAGAACTAAAACGGCAGCGGTTGATGTTCTGCCTTTCCTTGACATAACAACTACATACAGCACAGGGACAACAAGAAGCGTAAAGAACATGGAGAATACAAGCCCCACGGCGATAACACTTGCCAGCGGGCTCCAGAGGCTTGAACCGGAGAGAATCATGGGAGTAACCCCGACCGCCGCCGCCATTGTGGTAAGAAATATGGGACGGAGCCTGCGTTCACCCGCTTCCGTAGCCGCACGCTCCAGACTGTGCCCCTCGGCGGTTTTCTCCTTTATGTAGTCCACAAGGATTATGGCGTTTCTCACCACTATTCCGCAGAGGCTGATCAGCCCCATGAACGCCGTGAAACCGAAGGGATTGTTTGTGATAAACAGCCCGAACATAGCGCCCGGCAGCGCAAGAGGTATGGACGACATAACCACAAGCGGCTCTCTGATATTTTTAAACTGCACAAGAAGGACGAAGAATATCGCGGCAAGGCTTATGCCGAGAGCAACCACCATCTGCGGAAAGGTCTCCTCCCTGTTCAGCAGTTCGCCGCCGTAGCTGATTTTATATCCTGCGGGAAGCTTTATAGCCTCCACTGCAGGGCGCACATCACCAAGAAGAGCTGAGGCGTAATAACCTTCCTTAACAAAAGCCCTCACAGTAAGCGTGGGGACTCCGTTTCTGCGGACTATGCGGCTTGCCTGAAGCTCCGGTTTGAGCTCCGCAACTGATCGCACGGGAACCTTTGCGCCTGTCAAGGGAGAGGTTATGTAATAATCCCCGATGTCTGAGAAGCTTTTCCTGTTCTCCTCATTAAGCCGCAGCACGACGGGAATCACTCGCTCCCCTTCCCTGTAGTCGGTGACTGACAGACCGTCAAACCCGCCGTAGAGATAGCCTGCTATGGCTGATGCGGGAATACCCAGCCTTGCGGCGGCGTCCGTATCCACATCAACATCTATCATCATGGAATCATTGAAGAAATCCGTATGCACGAAGTCGGAGTAAGGCACTGCGGATATGATTCCGCTTATCTCCGCGCCGATGCGCTTAAGCTCCTGAATATCATACCCGCTTATACGCACCTCAACAGGAGCCTCAAGGAGATTGCCCTGCTGAAGCTCCTTCACTATCACAAGCGCTTCCGGCGCCGTTTCCGCCAGAGTTCTTCGCAGTTCATACACAAGAGCGGATGTTGCCTCCTCTGAGGCAGTATTCACTATGAACTGACCGTATGCAGGGTCCGGCTGCTGAGGATTCACGTTGTAATAGAATCTCGGTGCGCTTCTGCCCGCAAATGAGGCAAAATGACTAATATCCTTGCGGCTGCCGAGTGCTTTTTCTATGCGGCGCATAATATCGTCTGTCGTCTCTATTCTGGAGCCCTGCGGCATCCATACATCAATCACAAACTGGTTGCGCTCGGCAGACGGAAAGAACTGCTGAGGAACATACCTGAAATACAGCCCGCCCAGAAGAACAGCGGATATGCCCACCACGGCGGCAAGGTATTTGCGCTTCATGAATATGCTGATTGTAACGGCGTAGGCATTCTGAACCCTGTCAAGCACTGTGCGTTTCCGCTTTCTGCCCGCTGTTTCATCATGCAGCCCCTTTTTGATGAAGAACCTGCACATAATCGGAGTCAGCATGACGGCGACAATGAACGAAACAGACAGGGCAATGGATACTGTTTTCGGCAGAGCGGAGATAAATTCGCCCACCGAGCCTGTGAGTATGAGCAAGGGCAGGAAAGAGAAAATAATTGTCAGAGTCGCCGTGAGCACGGGAACGAAAACATCCCCCGCAGAACGCCACGCCGTATCCTCCTTCGGCACCTTTCTGTCCAGCAGTTCCACATAGTTATCCGCTATCACTATGGCGTCATCCACCACAATTCCCAGCACCATTATGAGAGAGGCTATGGAAACCTGATGGAGCGCTATCTCAAAGGTGTTCATTAAACCCAAAGTAGCGCATAGGGTTACGGGAATAGCGACAGCCGCTATGACAGCTACGCGAATAGGCAGCAGAATGATCGTTACGAGTATTACAGAGGCTATGGCGAGCATAAACTCATGGGTGAGAGTGCTCATCCGTTCCCTGACAACTGTCGGCTGATCCGCCACGAGATCAAGTGACAAGTCCGGAGGGAGTATGCTTTTCAGCTCCGTAAAAACCCTTCCGATTGATTCGCCCAGTTCGACTATGTTTTTCCCTTCCTGCATCTCAACGGAGAGCAGAAGAGCCGCTTCGCCGTCATAACGCACCATGAATGAAGGGTCTTCGTACACCCGTTGGACATCCGCCACATCTTTCAGATAGATAGGGTGTCCTGTTGTGCGGGAAACATCTATCAGCGTGTTTCTGACATCATCCTCGGCACTGAAAAACCCGCCGGTTTTGATTGGAATCTTGTTTTCCGCCGATTCAAAACTGCCGGAAAAGCCTGTCACGTTCCGTTCCTTCAGCGCACGGGCGATCTTCATCGGGTCTGCGGCATATGCGGAAAGCCTTTCGGAATCAGTAGAAACAGTTATCTGCTCCTGCTGCCTGCCGTATACGGCGAGCTTGCCCACTTCCCGCACTGAGCGGAGTCCGTCCTTTATTTTATCAGCGTAATCACTCAGCTCCCTGTAGCCGTACTTTCTGCCGTGAACGGCTATAAGCATCGCCACGGTGTCGCCGAAATCGGAGTTTACAGACACTCCGGCGACCCCTTCGGGGAACTCGGAGCGGGCTTCCGTAAGCTCATTACGCAGCTTCGCCCAGAAGAGATCCGCCTCGGTGACGTAATCCTCAAGCTCAACATTTATCACAGCCAAACCCGGACGGCTGGTTGAATAGGTTTTACCCTTTCTGATCTCGGGAAACTTGAAAATATGCTCCTCAAGC is a genomic window of Geovibrio thiophilus containing:
- a CDS encoding class I SAM-dependent methyltransferase → MQNKAQEFDSIAEEVFAPLYPVVAEQILQITGKESGTCLDIGCGGGHLGLEIARMVDMRLVLADISADAVELARKRVGGWGFSCIAEAVVAGVHSLPFADGSFDLIVSRSSVWFWDDHLGAFGELMRVLAPGGIIFIGSGFGKQRVKQAVIEKMRERSPEWPKKVKKKTGAEHTPQTIADTFNQLGGLTEIFQNDCGGWVICRK
- a CDS encoding ATP-binding cassette domain-containing protein, whose protein sequence is MNNHLLKVPFGRLLQEHPYAGDYFRSIGLSWKDSLLTPAELIESVDEETMEDAGLSHEQMRTHFLEFMEQASALMKGSRRRLNSLTVIGGTDKNGRAENVELELRPGDIMCIVGPTGSGKSRLLADIECFAQKDTPTGRTILIDGKTPSQEERFRFENKLVAQLSQNMNFVVDLNAENFVAMHASSRMVVDIENTVAAVIECANELAGEKFERTTALTQLSGGQSRALMIADTALLSSSPIVLIDEIENAGIDRKKALDLLVKKEKIVLMSTHDPILALMGNRRIAISNGGISAVIETGEKEKENLSVLEAYDAKILSIRNMLRAGKKIDFGMEEFLGLAEKAL
- a CDS encoding GTP-binding protein, with amino-acid sequence MKLITVAGPPSAGKTSVIIKTAEYLSKYKGKIGIVKFDCLSALDHRLYTEAGLTVVTGLSGNLCPDHYFVSNIDDCVQWGLEKGFDVLISESAGLCNRCAPHIKGVTAVCVVDCLSGVDTPQKIGPMLRYADIAVITKGDIVSQAEREVFAFRVRQANPKAAVMFVNGITGQGAYDLSFSFDEASEVTSLEGARLRFSIPAAICPYCVGETDIGVAHQKGNVKKMAFKEAVPNE
- a CDS encoding ABC transporter substrate-binding protein; the protein is MKNIKPEMSISDIFAKFPETGELFIMNGLGTFSENEAFLKTLTLDSFMKMRELNPEIFLPLLEKRIEACETPMLYTEDAPPVKPDFLGYMVCPVKHLFKESYEEAMLKHLEKTGEQFVSFVPMGCGGADPYEDIWQSHNIDELPDIVGSIGFGSFYRSQFTSRFLDSGHYESCQMKPMPEPFASAGIEDPLGVYTVYAVYTYIILVDYKKLKDLPVPRRWSDLLKPEYKNNIIVGGSDDYISEVLLVNIWKDYGQEGLDMLLPNIKDGWHASQMAKAAGSSMSTGAAIYVLPWFFAKSCPNTEHTEIIWPEDGAMASPMYMLVKKSEKERLKPIIDYMTGTELADIMASSFFPSVHPEANNHLPEGAKIKWLGWDFIRERDMKEFSDEMNDRFMEKLRQHRKEQGKKLHVVIR
- a CDS encoding YnfA family protein encodes the protein MNIFSTVGLFVITGLAEITGCYLPYLWLKKGASAWLLIPAALSLALFAWLLTLHPAAAGRVYAAYGGIYVTVALVWLWLVDGIKPHLWDYVGVAVTLCGMAIIFLAPRG
- a CDS encoding DUF799 domain-containing protein, which encodes MNKKLILIISFLSFVFSGCATSSSVKKGDYYKSYFNTHPTSILVLPARNTTTAADAAEHFRYSITQPLAERGYYVYPVHLVDAFFKSENIVENELIRNIPISKLKEVFNADAIVYIDINAWDTGYNVISSNVDVGLSYAIVNTATEKEIWRSNAYAYSARVIDTSSIVSIIVSAVTVAVNTGTDYTKLSLVANQHGLSTLPVGKYHPNYKSDLEEVLVIPDSGEYKNGLLYVDEYFVYGENSEEDVPLVVRMRANGYFAFNVMSLGGNVFKHNGYTKYYYLEKVGEKTYLKNKFFLYDDYRPFLFVEGKKLYVERESDGKIPFIKDGSKYYFNIEEVVEVKSN
- a CDS encoding DUF4810 domain-containing protein; its protein translation is MIKSLIFALLIAFSVVACATNTSLYYWGDYPKSSVNYAMKSADKEYTQKHIEELRKVIETSDSQKRRVAPGLYAEYGQLLYENEQRNEARKFFELEKTTYPESEVFINRIVSKLYSEN
- a CDS encoding CsgG/HfaB family protein, whose amino-acid sequence is MSKLNILLMFLMLFLLGCTTTPTVIKIDVPTVVQPQVIGKEQHILKRKVAIARFGNEAMYSKSALFGLNNDYNAEKQATDILSAKLTQSGKFILLERSDDELLKKEIDAHRLESLKINADYLIVGSVSEFGRKTVSETGVFSRSIQQVAYAKVSVRLIDVKTGIIIFAQEGSGEALSEAGSAFGVGKHVGYDSTLNDKAISAAINSVVDGLMNNLLNKPWRSYILTFDESTITIAGGQNQGIIVGEIFNVYEKGKKIKNPQTGTLIELPGTKLGKIKVVQLFGSNYTDEGSVCIIEEGNFSKLNLEDLYVEK
- a CDS encoding efflux RND transporter permease subunit; this encodes MKFIKSSLNHPIVTVVITLAVVIAGIHAFMKMPRTEDPSITIRTGLVFAVYPGATSEEVERRLTVKLEEHIFKFPEIRKGKTYSTSRPGLAVINVELEDYVTEADLFWAKLRNELTEARSEFPEGVAGVSVNSDFGDTVAMLIAVHGRKYGYRELSDYADKIKDGLRSVREVGKLAVYGRQQEQITVSTDSERLSAYAADPMKIARALKERNVTGFSGSFESAENKIPIKTGGFFSAEDDVRNTLIDVSRTTGHPIYLKDVADVQRVYEDPSFMVRYDGEAALLLSVEMQEGKNIVELGESIGRVFTELKSILPPDLSLDLVADQPTVVRERMSTLTHEFMLAIASVILVTIILLPIRVAVIAAVAIPVTLCATLGLMNTFEIALHQVSIASLIMVLGIVVDDAIVIADNYVELLDRKVPKEDTAWRSAGDVFVPVLTATLTIIFSFLPLLILTGSVGEFISALPKTVSIALSVSFIVAVMLTPIMCRFFIKKGLHDETAGRKRKRTVLDRVQNAYAVTISIFMKRKYLAAVVGISAVLLGGLYFRYVPQQFFPSAERNQFVIDVWMPQGSRIETTDDIMRRIEKALGSRKDISHFASFAGRSAPRFYYNVNPQQPDPAYGQFIVNTASEEATSALVYELRRTLAETAPEALVIVKELQQGNLLEAPVEVRISGYDIQELKRIGAEISGIISAVPYSDFVHTDFFNDSMMIDVDVDTDAAARLGIPASAIAGYLYGGFDGLSVTDYREGERVIPVVLRLNEENRKSFSDIGDYYITSPLTGAKVPVRSVAELKPELQASRIVRRNGVPTLTVRAFVKEGYYASALLGDVRPAVEAIKLPAGYKISYGGELLNREETFPQMVVALGISLAAIFFVLLVQFKNIREPLVVMSSIPLALPGAMFGLFITNNPFGFTAFMGLISLCGIVVRNAIILVDYIKEKTAEGHSLERAATEAGERRLRPIFLTTMAAAVGVTPMILSGSSLWSPLASVIAVGLVFSMFFTLLVVPVLYVVVMSRKGRTSTAAVLVLLLFAGTANAETFTLKQAEEYALKNSRNLKITEAKIQEQAAAKLTARADYFPMLSVESMYTQTSNNGVVTIDKGALGTVPGLGGFPTEDLEIDQGSNSLFIVSTTLKQPLTQLFKINEGAGAADADLKKAGAEQRKAVNETAFAVRQLYYGILLAEQQSAVYRVYVGAFEHAVMEARDAFNAGNVLESAVMEAETGLLNSRQNVIAAETRLSDLRAQFRDLLNLPKDTEIVLSDTFDDEPENVNITSAEAYLTSPDVQAAEYALKKTMHARSAAKDEYIPDLGLFVRHTYQDGVPFVDSSITTFGVQAEWNVFDWGKRKGLVGQRNAQVTQASENLRNVRGRLDVELNRLSGRLEYAAGALKTAEKAAELGMESFRQMKDRLRAGLVSESKYMQAGAAAEKALYDMRAARLNLLLTAAELRKTAGVLVLAN